A stretch of the Streptomyces sp. NBC_00078 genome encodes the following:
- the gcvH gene encoding glycine cleavage system protein GcvH: MSNPQQLRYSKEHEWLSAAEDGVSTVGITEFAANALGDVVYAQLPEVGSAVTAGETCGELESTKSVSDLYSPVTGEITEINEDVVNDPSLVNSAPFEGGWLFKIRVTDEPGDLLSADEYTAQNAG, from the coding sequence ATGAGCAACCCCCAGCAGCTGCGCTACAGCAAGGAGCACGAGTGGCTGTCGGCCGCCGAGGACGGCGTCTCGACGGTCGGCATCACGGAGTTCGCGGCCAACGCGCTCGGCGATGTCGTCTACGCCCAGCTTCCCGAGGTGGGCTCCGCCGTGACCGCGGGCGAGACCTGCGGCGAACTGGAGTCGACCAAGTCGGTCAGCGACCTGTACTCCCCCGTCACCGGTGAGATCACCGAGATCAACGAGGACGTGGTGAACGACCCGTCCCTGGTGAACTCGGCCCCCTTCGAGGGCGGTTGGCTTTTCAAGATCCGCGTCACGGACGAGCCGGGCGACCTGCTCTCCGCCGACGAGTACACCGCCCAGAACGCCGGCTGA
- the gcvT gene encoding glycine cleavage system aminomethyltransferase GcvT, whose translation MSSTHIRRTALDALHRSLGATMTDFAGWDMPLRYGSERDEHLAVRTKAGLFDLSHMGEIAVTGPQAAQLLNFALVGNIASVGVGRARYTMICRADGGILDDLIVYRLGESEYLVVANASNAQVVLDALTERAAGFDAEVRDDRDAYALIAVQGPEAAGILASLTDAGLDALKYYAGLPGTVAGVPALVARTGYTGEDGFELFVAPGDAEKLWQALTEAGASAGLVPCGLSCRDTLRLEAGMPLYGHELSTSLTPFDAGLGRVVKFDKEGDFVGREALREAAARAESNPPRVLVGLVAEGRRVPRAGYPVVAGGEVIGEVTSGAPSPTLGRPIAMAYVDAAHAAPGAPGVGVDIRGSHEPYEVVALPFYKRQK comes from the coding sequence ATGAGCAGTACCCACATCCGTCGTACCGCGCTCGACGCCCTGCATCGTTCCCTCGGTGCGACGATGACCGACTTCGCCGGCTGGGACATGCCCCTGCGCTACGGCTCCGAGCGCGACGAGCATCTCGCCGTACGGACGAAGGCCGGACTCTTCGATCTCTCCCACATGGGCGAGATCGCCGTGACCGGCCCGCAGGCCGCCCAGCTCCTGAACTTCGCCCTGGTCGGCAACATCGCCTCCGTCGGCGTCGGCCGCGCCCGCTACACCATGATCTGCCGGGCCGACGGCGGCATCCTCGACGACCTGATCGTCTACCGGCTCGGCGAGAGCGAGTACCTGGTCGTCGCCAACGCCTCCAACGCCCAGGTGGTGCTGGACGCGCTCACCGAGCGGGCCGCCGGCTTCGACGCCGAGGTGCGCGATGACCGGGACGCGTACGCGCTCATCGCCGTGCAGGGCCCGGAGGCCGCGGGCATCCTCGCCTCCCTCACCGACGCCGGCCTCGACGCCCTGAAGTACTACGCCGGCCTGCCCGGCACCGTCGCCGGCGTCCCGGCCCTCGTCGCGCGCACCGGCTACACCGGCGAGGACGGCTTCGAGCTGTTCGTCGCCCCCGGCGACGCGGAGAAGCTGTGGCAGGCGCTGACCGAGGCCGGCGCGTCCGCCGGGCTGGTCCCCTGCGGACTGTCCTGCCGGGACACCCTGCGCCTGGAGGCGGGCATGCCGCTGTACGGGCACGAGCTGTCCACCTCGCTCACGCCCTTCGACGCCGGGCTCGGACGGGTGGTGAAGTTCGACAAGGAGGGCGACTTCGTGGGCCGCGAGGCCCTGCGGGAGGCCGCCGCGCGCGCCGAGTCGAACCCGCCGCGCGTCCTGGTCGGCCTGGTCGCCGAGGGCCGCCGGGTCCCGCGCGCCGGTTACCCGGTCGTGGCCGGCGGTGAGGTGATCGGCGAGGTCACCTCCGGTGCGCCCTCCCCCACGCTGGGCAGGCCGATCGCGATGGCGTACGTCGACGCGGCGCACGCGGCCCCTGGGGCGCCCGGCGTGGGCGTGGACATCCGGGGCAGTCACGAACCGTACGAGGTCGTGGCGTTGCCGTTCTACAAGCGCCAGAAGTAG
- a CDS encoding AAA family ATPase: MTVDRTTAYATSPAVALPEQPAAPAQEACGVRPEPVVRDLRDRSGRSPHALLFGPRDLVVVTGLPGSGKSTLMERAVRGVRIDSQDARDRWDARASRFLPYAVYRPLVRLAHYAGLHRALRGGEGVVVHDCGTQAWVRGWLAREARRRGGTLHLVLLDVPPGAALLGQRERGRGVSRYAFLRHRTAAGRLIRAVERGDLPEGVGSAVLLDRDAADVLRRIGFTG, translated from the coding sequence ATCACGGTGGACAGGACCACGGCGTACGCCACGAGCCCGGCCGTCGCGCTGCCCGAGCAGCCCGCGGCCCCGGCCCAGGAGGCGTGTGGCGTCCGGCCGGAACCCGTGGTCCGCGATCTGCGCGACCGTTCGGGGCGCAGCCCGCACGCCCTGCTCTTCGGCCCCCGCGATCTCGTGGTGGTCACCGGCCTGCCCGGCAGCGGCAAGTCCACGCTGATGGAGCGCGCGGTGCGTGGCGTCCGTATCGACTCGCAGGACGCCCGCGACCGGTGGGACGCCCGCGCGTCCCGCTTCCTGCCGTACGCGGTCTACCGCCCCCTCGTCCGGCTCGCCCACTACGCCGGGCTGCATCGCGCCCTGCGCGGCGGCGAGGGCGTCGTCGTGCACGACTGCGGCACCCAGGCCTGGGTGCGGGGCTGGCTGGCCCGCGAGGCCCGGCGCCGCGGCGGCACCCTGCACCTCGTGCTGCTCGACGTCCCGCCCGGCGCGGCGCTTCTGGGCCAGCGCGAGCGCGGCCGCGGCGTCTCCCGCTACGCGTTCCTGCGTCACCGCACGGCGGCCGGCCGGCTGATCCGTGCGGTGGAGCGGGGCGATCTGCCCGAGGGGGTCGGCTCGGCGGTGCTGCTGGACCGGGACGCGGCGGACGTACTGCGCAGGATCGGCTTCACGGGCTGA
- a CDS encoding enhanced serine sensitivity protein SseB: MDFPADLPADFPVQAHPHPHGGWPGNELEEVLSASLGMPSAGGRIIEVLGRSFVWVPLPSGGGPNSGPLDLPTLEIEGQAYVPVFSSEEQFRQVVGSHMSYTIAPAVEFARGLPPQVGLALNPDGVVGVPLPPAAVAELCRVGRTPLDGPAAGARVKLFEPDWQDDPVDFLAAACAEFAQTGVVVTARRCLALVETAAPVMFVGVELSQREGDLRALPLAALERAATAVPTPWPVNLVLLDVTDDPVANWMREQVRPFYTGDHV, from the coding sequence ATGGACTTCCCAGCGGATCTTCCCGCGGACTTTCCCGTACAGGCACACCCCCATCCGCACGGCGGATGGCCAGGCAACGAACTGGAGGAGGTGCTGTCGGCCTCCCTCGGCATGCCCTCGGCGGGCGGCCGGATCATCGAGGTGCTCGGACGCAGCTTCGTCTGGGTCCCGCTGCCCAGCGGCGGCGGCCCGAACAGCGGCCCGCTCGACCTGCCGACGCTGGAGATCGAGGGCCAGGCCTATGTCCCGGTCTTCAGCTCCGAGGAGCAGTTCCGCCAGGTCGTCGGCTCGCACATGTCGTACACGATCGCCCCGGCCGTCGAGTTCGCCCGCGGGCTGCCCCCGCAGGTGGGTCTCGCGCTCAACCCCGACGGCGTGGTCGGCGTCCCCCTTCCGCCGGCCGCGGTCGCCGAGCTGTGCCGGGTGGGCCGCACCCCGCTGGACGGCCCGGCCGCCGGCGCCCGCGTCAAGCTCTTCGAACCGGACTGGCAGGACGACCCGGTCGACTTCCTGGCCGCGGCCTGTGCCGAGTTCGCGCAGACGGGCGTGGTCGTCACGGCCCGCCGCTGCCTCGCCCTCGTCGAGACGGCGGCCCCGGTGATGTTCGTGGGCGTCGAACTCTCCCAGCGGGAGGGCGACCTGCGGGCGCTTCCCCTGGCCGCCCTGGAGCGGGCGGCGACCGCGGTTCCCACCCCGTGGCCGGTCAACCTGGTCCTCCTGGACGTGACGGACGACCCGGTGGCGAACTGGATGCGAGAACAGGTGCGCCCGTTCTATACGGGTGATCACGTGTGA
- a CDS encoding enhanced serine sensitivity protein SseB C-terminal domain-containing protein, translating into MSASGTTTGTVEHMLRQVTPGRYDAYEALLRALAAPGAGQIWMLLWHGQAGSPDAQYGNMEVEGYGYAPCVTSAQELSASGWNRSYEVVDGLDVARTLYPDHFGLWLNPHAPGGGLGIPWLDLRRIATGLERQAAGPLRLSDPAIEIPQFYALLTQNAHRTPSVRSLRRAWVQPALGAPYLAIGLDVYDTSPPAVDSVRAMMQQSIGAVPDGLPVSTVAMSDEYDPVALWMRASARPFYDREAHAAAPAQAPVSGYGYPPVHGGY; encoded by the coding sequence GTGAGCGCCAGCGGCACCACGACCGGGACGGTCGAGCACATGCTGCGCCAGGTGACGCCGGGGCGCTACGACGCCTACGAGGCACTCCTCCGCGCACTGGCGGCCCCCGGCGCCGGCCAGATCTGGATGCTCCTGTGGCACGGCCAGGCGGGCTCCCCGGACGCCCAGTACGGAAACATGGAGGTCGAGGGCTACGGCTACGCGCCGTGCGTCACCTCCGCCCAGGAACTCTCGGCCAGCGGCTGGAACAGGTCCTACGAGGTGGTCGACGGCCTGGACGTGGCCCGGACCCTGTACCCCGACCACTTCGGCCTCTGGCTCAACCCGCACGCCCCGGGCGGCGGCCTGGGCATCCCCTGGCTCGACCTGCGCCGTATCGCCACCGGCCTGGAGCGCCAGGCCGCCGGCCCGCTGCGCCTGTCGGATCCCGCGATCGAGATCCCGCAGTTCTACGCCCTGCTCACGCAGAACGCCCACCGCACCCCGTCCGTCCGCTCGCTGCGCCGGGCCTGGGTGCAGCCGGCGCTCGGGGCGCCGTATCTCGCCATCGGCCTGGACGTGTACGACACGAGCCCGCCCGCGGTGGACTCGGTGCGGGCGATGATGCAGCAGTCCATCGGCGCCGTCCCGGACGGACTGCCGGTGTCGACGGTGGCGATGTCCGACGAGTACGACCCCGTCGCCCTGTGGATGCGCGCGAGCGCCCGCCCCTTCTACGACCGCGAGGCCCACGCGGCGGCCCCGGCGCAGGCTCCGGTATCCGGGTACGGCTACCCGCCGGTGCACGGCGGATACTGA
- a CDS encoding ABC transporter permease has product MTAPLHEPTAEAAPSAAEEAAVATAGEKAVQGRSLGRIAWERLKRDKLALTGGIVVLVLILVALLAPLLTDLIGQDPDAYHESLIDPLFGTPKGSLGGISGDHLLGVEPVNGRDIFARVLYGARISLLVGFLSAIVAVVLGTVLGVLAGFFGGWVDSAISRVMDGLLAFPQLLFIIALVSVMPNEMLGLTGSSVRVFVMILVIGFFGWPYIGRVVRGQTLSLREREYVEAARSLGGGRFYILFKELLPNLVAPIIVYTTMMIPTNILTEAALSFLGVGVKPPTSSWGQMLSTAIDYYDSDPMFMVVPGVAIFITVLAFNLFGDGVRDALDPKGSR; this is encoded by the coding sequence ATGACGGCACCATTGCACGAGCCGACCGCGGAAGCGGCCCCGAGCGCGGCCGAAGAAGCGGCGGTCGCCACTGCCGGTGAAAAGGCAGTTCAGGGGCGTTCCCTGGGCCGGATCGCCTGGGAGCGCCTCAAGCGGGACAAGCTCGCCCTCACGGGCGGCATCGTCGTGCTCGTCCTCATCCTGGTCGCCCTGCTCGCTCCACTGCTCACGGACCTGATCGGACAGGACCCCGACGCCTACCACGAGAGCCTGATCGACCCGCTCTTCGGTACGCCCAAGGGATCCCTGGGCGGCATCAGCGGTGATCACCTGCTGGGCGTCGAGCCCGTCAACGGCCGCGACATCTTCGCCCGTGTCCTCTACGGTGCCCGGATCTCGCTGCTGGTCGGCTTCCTGTCCGCGATCGTCGCCGTCGTGCTCGGTACGGTCCTGGGCGTTCTGGCCGGTTTCTTCGGCGGCTGGGTCGACTCGGCCATCAGCCGTGTCATGGACGGTCTGCTCGCCTTCCCGCAGCTGCTCTTCATCATCGCCCTGGTCTCCGTGATGCCGAACGAGATGCTCGGTCTGACCGGATCCAGCGTGCGTGTGTTCGTGATGATCCTGGTCATCGGCTTCTTCGGCTGGCCCTACATCGGACGCGTGGTTCGCGGCCAGACGCTCTCGCTGCGTGAGCGCGAGTACGTCGAGGCCGCCCGGTCGCTGGGCGGCGGGCGCTTCTACATCCTGTTCAAGGAACTGCTGCCCAACCTCGTCGCCCCCATCATCGTGTACACGACGATGATGATCCCCACCAACATCCTGACCGAGGCGGCACTCAGCTTCCTGGGCGTCGGCGTCAAGCCGCCCACGTCCTCGTGGGGGCAGATGCTCTCGACCGCGATCGACTACTACGACTCGGACCCCATGTTCATGGTGGTGCCCGGCGTGGCGATCTTCATCACCGTTCTGGCCTTCAACCTCTTCGGCGACGGCGTGCGGGACGCGCTCGACCCGAAGGGTTCCCGCTGA
- a CDS encoding ABC transporter substrate-binding protein encodes MTTQRTSGRRKQALAAAAAVAGMLTMAACGGGNDNGGSKNGAAGFDAANNKVAQASQVKKGGELKFVTTQDADSWDTTRGYYGFMWDFSRYYSRQLLTYKTEPGAKGAEVTPDLAADEGQVSADGKTYTFHLRDGITWEDGKAITSQDIKYGIERSWAQDVLSGGPVYLQQMLDPKKTYKGPYKDTSKDHLGLKAIDTPDAKTIVFHLPSANSDFKQVLAMTSASPVRQDKDTKSKYGLKPFSSGPYKFQSYSPGKSLILVRNTSWKASSDPVRKAYPDKISLTISSNQSDSDQRLINGDYDIDASQTGLGPQGRTIALKQHKANLDNPVSGFIRYAVFPQTVKPFDNIECRKAVIYAADHVSLQTARGGPVAGGLIGTNMLPPSVPGAEGQKYDPYKIAGANKNGNTSLAKQALKACGQPNGFKTTIAVRNNKQQEVATATSLQAALKKVGIQADIYQYDGSQSAGIIGAPANVEKKKLGIIIMGWGPDFPSVQGYGIPLWSSKYILQSGNNNFAMIKDKTIDGLFDQYNATKATDDAKKTEIAMQINHKVSEGAYYLPFTFERLLNFRGSNLANVYTTNAYSGYYDFVNLGLKSTK; translated from the coding sequence GTGACTACCCAACGCACCTCAGGGCGGCGTAAGCAGGCTTTGGCCGCTGCTGCCGCGGTCGCCGGCATGCTGACCATGGCAGCGTGCGGCGGCGGCAACGACAACGGCGGTTCGAAGAACGGAGCGGCCGGCTTCGACGCGGCGAACAACAAGGTCGCCCAGGCCTCGCAGGTCAAGAAGGGCGGCGAGCTGAAGTTCGTCACCACCCAGGACGCCGACTCGTGGGACACCACGCGCGGTTACTACGGCTTCATGTGGGACTTCTCCCGCTACTACAGCCGTCAGCTGCTCACCTACAAGACCGAGCCGGGCGCCAAGGGCGCCGAGGTCACGCCGGACCTCGCCGCGGACGAGGGCCAGGTCTCGGCCGACGGCAAGACGTACACGTTCCACCTGCGTGACGGAATCACGTGGGAGGACGGCAAGGCGATCACGTCCCAGGACATCAAGTACGGCATCGAGCGCTCCTGGGCGCAGGACGTCCTGTCCGGCGGTCCGGTCTACCTGCAGCAGATGCTCGACCCCAAGAAGACCTACAAGGGGCCGTACAAGGACACGTCCAAGGACCACCTCGGCCTGAAGGCGATCGACACGCCCGACGCCAAGACGATCGTCTTCCACCTGCCGTCGGCGAACTCCGACTTCAAGCAGGTGCTGGCGATGACCTCGGCCTCGCCGGTCCGCCAGGACAAGGACACCAAGTCCAAGTACGGTCTGAAGCCGTTCTCCTCCGGCCCGTACAAGTTCCAGTCGTACAGCCCGGGCAAGTCGCTGATCCTGGTCCGCAACACCAGCTGGAAGGCGTCCTCGGACCCGGTCCGCAAGGCCTACCCGGACAAGATCTCGCTCACCATCTCGTCCAACCAGAGCGACTCCGACCAGCGTCTGATCAACGGCGACTACGACATCGACGCCAGCCAGACGGGTCTTGGCCCGCAGGGCCGCACCATCGCCCTGAAGCAGCACAAGGCCAACCTGGACAACCCGGTCTCCGGCTTCATCCGCTACGCGGTCTTCCCGCAGACGGTCAAGCCGTTCGACAACATCGAGTGCCGCAAGGCCGTGATCTACGCCGCCGACCACGTCTCCCTGCAGACGGCGCGCGGTGGCCCCGTCGCCGGTGGCCTCATCGGCACCAACATGCTCCCGCCGTCGGTCCCGGGCGCCGAGGGTCAGAAGTACGACCCGTACAAGATCGCCGGTGCCAACAAGAACGGCAACACCTCCCTGGCCAAGCAGGCGCTGAAGGCCTGCGGTCAGCCGAACGGCTTCAAGACCACCATCGCGGTCCGCAACAACAAGCAGCAGGAGGTGGCCACGGCCACGTCCCTGCAGGCGGCGCTGAAGAAGGTCGGCATCCAGGCCGACATCTACCAGTACGACGGCTCGCAGAGCGCCGGCATCATCGGTGCCCCGGCCAACGTCGAGAAGAAGAAGCTCGGCATCATCATCATGGGCTGGGGTCCGGACTTCCCGTCGGTCCAGGGCTATGGCATCCCGCTGTGGAGCAGCAAGTACATCCTCCAGAGCGGTAACAACAACTTCGCCATGATCAAGGACAAGACGATCGACGGCCTCTTCGACCAGTACAACGCGACGAAGGCCACGGACGACGCGAAGAAGACCGAGATCGCCATGCAGATCAACCACAAGGTCAGTGAGGGCGCGTACTACCTGCCCTTCACCTTCGAGCGGCTGCTCAACTTCCGCGGCTCGAACCTGGCCAACGTGTACACGACGAACGCGTACAGCGGTTACTACGACTTCGTCAACCTCGGCCTGAAGTCCACGAAGTAA
- a CDS encoding ABC transporter permease produces MLAYLLRRLFAAAVMLVVIILVVFSIFFLVPKWAGVDIATSFVGKQADPAAVEAVRTKLGLSDPIFIQVWHFFKGIFVGRTYAAGGDITHCSAPCFGYSFRSEQAVWPVLTDRFPVTLGLALGAAVLWLVFGVAAGVLSALKRGSLWDRSAMVIALSGVSLPIYFTGLLSLAIFSYGLGWIDGQYVPLSQSFTGWLGGMILPWVTLAFLYAAMYARITRATMLEILGEDYIRTARAKGLTEPVVIGKHAMRSTMTPILTMLGMDLGALIGGAILTETTFSLPGLGQAVLNGIKNQDLPIILGVTLITSLAVLIANLVVDVLYAVIDPRVRLA; encoded by the coding sequence GTGCTCGCTTACCTCCTCAGGCGGCTGTTCGCCGCCGCAGTGATGCTCGTGGTCATCATCCTGGTGGTCTTCAGCATCTTCTTCCTCGTCCCCAAGTGGGCGGGCGTGGACATCGCCACGAGCTTCGTGGGCAAGCAGGCCGACCCCGCGGCGGTCGAAGCCGTGCGGACGAAGCTGGGTCTGAGCGACCCGATCTTCATCCAGGTCTGGCACTTCTTCAAGGGCATCTTCGTCGGCCGTACCTACGCGGCCGGCGGCGACATCACCCACTGCTCCGCGCCGTGCTTCGGCTACTCCTTCCGCAGCGAGCAGGCCGTCTGGCCGGTGCTCACCGACCGCTTCCCGGTGACCCTGGGTCTGGCGCTCGGTGCCGCCGTGCTGTGGCTGGTCTTCGGTGTGGCCGCAGGTGTGCTCTCCGCGCTCAAGCGGGGCAGCCTCTGGGACCGCAGCGCAATGGTCATCGCCCTCAGCGGTGTCTCGCTGCCCATCTACTTCACCGGCCTGCTGTCGCTGGCGATCTTCAGCTACGGACTGGGCTGGATCGACGGCCAGTACGTGCCCCTCAGCCAGAGCTTCACCGGCTGGCTCGGCGGCATGATCCTGCCGTGGGTCACCCTCGCGTTCCTCTACGCGGCGATGTACGCCCGGATCACCCGCGCCACCATGCTGGAGATCCTCGGCGAGGACTACATCCGCACCGCACGCGCCAAGGGCCTCACCGAACCCGTCGTCATCGGCAAGCACGCCATGCGCTCCACGATGACGCCCATCCTGACCATGCTCGGCATGGACCTCGGTGCGCTCATCGGCGGCGCGATCCTCACCGAGACCACGTTCAGCCTGCCGGGCCTCGGCCAGGCCGTCCTGAACGGCATCAAGAACCAGGACCTGCCCATCATCCTGGGCGTCACCCTGATCACCTCCCTCGCCGTGCTCATCGCCAACCTCGTGGTGGACGTCCTGTACGCCGTGATCGACCCCCGAGTGAGGCTCGCATGA
- a CDS encoding ABC transporter ATP-binding protein, with amino-acid sequence MTELSKTGAAVGEPTSASPAPTSFLEVRDLKVHFPTDDGLVKSVDGLSFKLEKGKTLGIVGESGSGKSVTSLGIMGLHTAGQYGKRKAQISGEIWLDGTELLTADPDDVRKLRGRQMAMIFQDPLSALHPYYTIGQQIVEAYRIHHNVDKKTAKRRAVEMLDRVGIPQPDKRVDSYPHEFSGGMRQRAMIAMSLVNNPELLIADEPTTALDVTVQAQILDLIRDLQKEFGSAVIVITHDLGVVAELADDILVMYGGRCVERGPADKVFYEPRHPYTWGLLGSMPRLDREQQERLIPVKGSPPSLINVPSGCAFNPRCPYADIPKDNVTRTVRPELTEVGSQHWAACHMTHEQRERIWIEEIAPKL; translated from the coding sequence ATGACCGAACTCAGCAAGACCGGAGCAGCCGTGGGCGAACCCACCTCGGCCTCGCCGGCCCCGACCTCCTTCCTGGAAGTGCGCGACCTGAAGGTGCACTTCCCGACCGACGACGGCCTGGTCAAGTCCGTCGACGGGCTCTCCTTCAAGCTGGAGAAGGGCAAGACCCTCGGCATCGTGGGCGAGTCCGGATCCGGCAAGTCGGTGACCTCGCTCGGCATCATGGGCCTGCACACCGCCGGCCAGTACGGCAAGCGCAAGGCGCAGATCTCCGGCGAGATATGGCTGGACGGCACCGAGCTGCTGACCGCCGACCCGGACGACGTACGCAAGCTGCGCGGCCGTCAGATGGCGATGATCTTCCAGGACCCGCTGTCGGCGCTGCACCCGTACTACACGATCGGCCAGCAGATCGTGGAGGCGTACCGCATCCACCACAACGTCGACAAGAAGACCGCCAAGCGGCGCGCGGTCGAGATGCTCGACAGGGTGGGCATCCCGCAGCCGGACAAGCGGGTGGACAGCTACCCGCACGAGTTCTCCGGCGGTATGCGCCAGCGCGCGATGATCGCGATGTCGCTGGTCAACAATCCCGAACTGCTCATCGCGGACGAGCCGACCACCGCCCTGGACGTGACCGTCCAGGCGCAGATCCTCGACCTGATCCGGGATCTGCAGAAGGAGTTCGGCTCCGCGGTCATCGTCATCACCCACGACCTGGGCGTCGTCGCCGAACTGGCCGACGACATCCTGGTGATGTACGGCGGCCGCTGCGTCGAGCGCGGTCCTGCCGACAAGGTGTTCTACGAGCCCCGCCACCCCTACACCTGGGGTCTGCTCGGCTCGATGCCGCGCCTCGACCGCGAGCAGCAGGAGCGCCTGATCCCGGTCAAGGGCTCCCCGCCCTCGCTGATCAACGTGCCGTCCGGGTGCGCCTTCAACCCGCGCTGCCCGTACGCCGACATCCCGAAGGACAACGTCACCCGCACGGTCCGCCCCGAGCTGACCGAGGTCGGCAGCCAGCACTGGGCCGCCTGCCACATGACGCATGAGCAGCGGGAGCGTATCTGGATCGAAGAGATTGCGCCGAAGCTGTGA
- a CDS encoding ABC transporter ATP-binding protein encodes MSENPKDAAVGIPAQSEGSVVTRDGAAPGETLLKVTGLQKHFPIRKGLLQRQVGAVHAVDGIDFEVRSGETLGVVGESGCGKSTMGRLITRLLEPTGGKVEFEGKDITHLGVSGMRPLRRDVQMIFQDPYSSLNPRHTIGTIVGAPFKLQGVEPQGGIRKEVQRLLSVVGLNPEHYNRYPHEFSGGQRQRIGIARALALNPKLVVADEPVSALDVSIQAQVVNLLDDLQQELGLTYVIIAHDLSVVRHVSDRIAVMYLGKIVELADREALYKAPMHPYTKALMSAVPIPDPRRRNAKSERILLKGDVPSPISPPSGCRFHTRCWKATEICKTTEPKLVELKPGQQVACHHPENFEDQAPQETVLLTVAKEAAELVSDEVLAESAETSAAVAAEVAETTDGAKATDAAEATETTAAATATDADSTESAVTPEAESQESTDK; translated from the coding sequence GTGAGCGAGAACCCTAAGGACGCGGCAGTGGGCATCCCTGCGCAGAGCGAAGGCAGTGTGGTCACCAGGGACGGGGCCGCTCCCGGCGAGACCCTGCTGAAGGTGACCGGGCTCCAGAAACACTTCCCGATCAGGAAGGGCCTGCTCCAGCGGCAGGTCGGCGCCGTGCACGCGGTCGACGGCATCGACTTCGAGGTCAGGTCCGGCGAGACGCTGGGCGTCGTGGGCGAGTCGGGCTGCGGCAAGTCGACGATGGGCCGGCTGATCACCCGGCTGCTGGAACCGACCGGCGGCAAGGTCGAGTTCGAGGGCAAGGACATCACGCACCTCGGGGTGAGCGGCATGCGTCCGCTGCGCCGCGACGTACAGATGATCTTCCAGGACCCGTACTCCTCGCTGAACCCGCGCCACACCATCGGCACGATCGTCGGCGCCCCCTTCAAGCTGCAGGGCGTCGAGCCCCAGGGCGGCATCAGGAAGGAGGTCCAGCGGCTGCTGTCGGTGGTCGGCCTCAACCCCGAGCACTACAACCGCTACCCGCACGAGTTCTCCGGCGGTCAGCGCCAGCGCATCGGCATCGCCCGCGCGCTCGCCCTGAACCCGAAGCTGGTCGTGGCGGACGAGCCGGTCTCCGCGCTGGACGTGTCGATCCAGGCCCAGGTCGTCAACCTGCTCGACGACCTCCAGCAGGAGCTGGGCCTGACTTACGTGATCATCGCGCACGACCTCTCCGTCGTCCGGCACGTCTCGGACCGGATCGCGGTGATGTACCTCGGCAAGATCGTCGAACTGGCCGACCGTGAGGCGCTGTACAAGGCGCCGATGCACCCGTACACCAAGGCGCTGATGTCGGCGGTGCCGATCCCGGACCCGCGGCGCAGGAACGCCAAGAGCGAGCGCATCCTGCTCAAGGGGGACGTGCCCTCGCCGATCTCCCCGCCCAGCGGCTGCCGCTTCCACACCCGGTGCTGGAAGGCGACGGAGATCTGCAAGACGACCGAGCCGAAGCTCGTGGAGCTCAAGCCCGGCCAGCAGGTCGCCTGCCACCACCCGGAGAACTTCGAGGACCAGGCCCCGCAGGAGACGGTGCTGCTGACCGTGGCCAAGGAGGCGGCCGAACTGGTCTCCGACGAGGTGCTTGCGGAGTCGGCGGAGACGTCGGCTGCCGTGGCGGCGGAGGTCGCGGAGACCACCGATGGCGCGAAGGCCACCGATGCCGCGGAGGCGACCGAAACCACCGCTGCCGCGACGGCCACCGACGCCGACTCCACCGAGTCCGCCGTGACCCCGGAGGCCGAAAGCCAGGAGTCAACCGACAAGTAA